Proteins encoded together in one Helicobacter sp. 12S02232-10 window:
- a CDS encoding HD domain-containing protein, with the protein MGLSKPRLKSSLLRRLFVAASIRRWNDQACPVEFVELDKQAHKMVIAYLLARYEEQERGICIDWESLIKYFCFEFFARVVLTDIKPPVFHELQKHHQAELARYVMHELKKDLEEYEFFEEMQDYLRTSHSSVEIQILRAAHYYASKWEFDIIYHFNPHMYDVKNIKKIIDDEVEEHYHLRGIQKIVMFKNVSELVTMFGQLRFQKRWSQTPRVPATSVLGHTLCVAISAYFLSLDIGACEKMRINHFLCGLFHDLPEILTRDIISPIKRSVIGLDEHIKKIEEKAVKNKILSIVPPNIADDIIYFTQNEFGNRYKVECFTRVATSGEELIKNYNCNQYDPVYGEFLKICDQLSAFLEAKISITHGISSAELIDGAENIFKKCSQSIINGVDIGAIFRDFV; encoded by the coding sequence ATGGGGCTTTCAAAACCAAGATTAAAATCTTCTCTTTTGCGTCGCTTGTTTGTGGCTGCTTCTATACGCCGTTGGAATGATCAGGCTTGTCCGGTTGAGTTTGTAGAGCTTGATAAGCAGGCTCATAAGATGGTCATTGCTTATTTGTTGGCTCGATATGAGGAGCAAGAGCGAGGCATTTGCATTGATTGGGAAAGTTTGATCAAATATTTTTGCTTTGAGTTTTTTGCTCGCGTGGTTCTTACTGATATTAAACCCCCTGTTTTTCACGAACTTCAAAAACACCATCAAGCAGAATTGGCGCGTTATGTGATGCACGAACTTAAAAAAGACCTTGAGGAATATGAATTTTTTGAGGAAATGCAGGATTATTTGCGAACTTCCCACTCCTCTGTTGAAATCCAGATTTTACGTGCCGCTCATTATTATGCTTCTAAGTGGGAGTTTGATATCATTTATCATTTTAACCCACATATGTATGATGTCAAAAATATCAAAAAAATCATTGATGATGAGGTTGAAGAACATTATCATCTTCGTGGGATTCAAAAAATTGTGATGTTTAAAAATGTCTCTGAGCTTGTAACGATGTTTGGACAACTGCGTTTTCAAAAACGTTGGAGTCAAACGCCAAGAGTTCCTGCTACAAGCGTTTTGGGGCATACCTTATGCGTGGCAATCAGTGCTTATTTTTTGAGTTTGGATATAGGTGCTTGCGAAAAAATGCGCATCAATCATTTTTTATGTGGGCTTTTTCACGATCTTCCTGAAATCCTCACGCGTGATATTATTTCTCCGATTAAACGCAGTGTTATCGGGCTTGATGAGCATATTAAAAAAATTGAGGAAAAGGCAGTGAAAAATAAAATTCTTTCAATTGTTCCTCCCAATATAGCCGATGATATTATTTATTTTACGCAAAACGAATTTGGCAATCGCTACAAAGTAGAGTGTTTTACAAGAGTTGCAACAAGTGGAGAGGAATTGATAAAAAACTACAATTGCAATCAATATGATCCTGTTTATGGGGAATTTTTAAAAATTTGTGATCAGCTCAGCGCATTTTTGGAAGCTAAAATTTCCATAACTCACGGGATTTCAAGTGCTGAACTTATTGATGGAGCGGAGAATATCTTTAAAAAATGTTCTCAAAGCATTATCAATGGGGTGGATATAGGTGCTATTTTTAGGGATTTTGTTTAA
- a CDS encoding universal stress protein, with protein MTKLLFGVSDTEECRRAIKTIINLFGHQEGVELTLLHVTPEVLVYAESGIVDYGTIENMEKEKSNEILDEFEKTFQKDGITCQKILKTGNPIDVVLEIADKYDLLVIGASESSLLHRIFNSHQNSFINSSPIPVLVAK; from the coding sequence ATGACAAAGTTATTGTTTGGTGTGAGCGATACTGAAGAATGCAGAAGAGCGATCAAAACAATCATCAATCTATTTGGGCACCAAGAGGGCGTTGAACTCACGCTTTTGCACGTAACCCCTGAAGTATTGGTTTATGCTGAAAGTGGGATTGTCGATTATGGAACGATTGAAAATATGGAAAAAGAAAAATCCAATGAGATTTTAGATGAGTTTGAAAAAACTTTTCAAAAAGATGGTATTACCTGCCAAAAAATTCTCAAAACAGGGAATCCGATTGATGTTGTTTTAGAGATTGCAGATAAATACGATTTACTTGTTATTGGGGCTAGTGAATCTTCTTTGTTGCATCGAATTTTTAATTCTCATCAAAATAGTTTTATCAATTCTTCCCCAATTCCGGTTTTGGTCGCAAAATAG
- the traF gene encoding conjugal transfer protein TraF yields MKKIFFVAGILSVLNLEALEFGGIGNVSAGMGGAGVALKASPYGLYYNPALLSADNKTKFGYSIGVEYRQKNIDKLANLNLANIASSPKDMETLQDVLKDNNLSITSQNGIVFQLSSSVIREEFGSIALGFFGSMYSSISLNADPNRMGLIVENGGNYYKLVSNVSGGYTPQATTQTDYEQHSIVYALQQGDAHKIVASSFVLSEIPIGYAKTFYFKNSNLNLGIAAKYMNGINAKQDVYLSDHINLSNELKKFSGGGNYQLSSTFGIDLGMMYEIDLPKFRYLTFGVVAKNINSPTFKYTSGNIVVKPQYRVGIAYNERYFTVAFDADILPNELLNFNYEKQKSQMLGGGVKFDLKYFDLRAGAMMDIRQNDGLILTGGINVLGLFDIALQSGTKLGEAKGYKIPKYLNLKIGGSFSF; encoded by the coding sequence ATGAAAAAGATTTTCTTCGTTGCGGGTATCTTGTCTGTTTTGAATTTGGAGGCTTTGGAGTTTGGAGGGATTGGGAATGTTTCTGCAGGTATGGGGGGTGCAGGAGTTGCACTAAAAGCATCTCCTTATGGCTTGTATTATAATCCAGCTCTTTTGAGTGCTGATAATAAAACAAAATTTGGTTATAGTATCGGAGTGGAATACCGTCAAAAAAATATTGACAAGCTTGCCAATCTCAATCTTGCGAATATCGCTTCTTCTCCTAAAGATATGGAGACACTTCAAGATGTGCTTAAGGATAATAATCTTAGCATTACTAGCCAAAACGGGATTGTTTTTCAGCTTTCTTCTTCCGTAATCAGAGAGGAATTTGGTTCGATTGCTTTGGGGTTTTTTGGGTCAATGTATTCAAGCATTTCTTTAAATGCTGATCCTAATCGTATGGGATTGATTGTTGAAAATGGAGGGAATTATTATAAACTTGTTTCAAATGTCTCTGGAGGCTATACTCCTCAAGCGACGACACAAACTGATTATGAGCAACATTCTATTGTTTATGCCTTGCAACAAGGTGATGCTCATAAAATCGTTGCTTCTTCATTCGTTTTATCTGAGATACCCATCGGTTATGCCAAAACATTTTATTTTAAAAACTCTAATTTAAATCTTGGAATCGCTGCAAAATATATGAATGGCATTAATGCCAAGCAAGATGTTTATTTGAGCGATCATATCAATTTATCCAATGAATTAAAAAAATTTAGCGGGGGAGGAAATTATCAGCTTTCAAGTACATTTGGAATTGATTTGGGAATGATGTATGAAATTGACCTCCCTAAATTTCGTTATTTGACTTTTGGAGTCGTGGCAAAAAATATCAATTCTCCGACATTCAAATATACTTCTGGGAATATTGTGGTTAAGCCTCAATATCGGGTTGGAATTGCCTATAATGAACGTTACTTTACAGTCGCTTTTGATGCAGATATTCTTCCGAATGAATTGTTAAATTTTAATTATGAAAAACAAAAAAGTCAGATGCTTGGAGGTGGGGTGAAGTTTGATTTAAAATATTTTGATTTGCGTGCAGGGGCAATGATGGATATACGTCAGAACGATGGGCTTATTCTTACTGGAGGAATCAACGTATTGGGGTTATTTGATATTGCGCTTCAAAGCGGGACTAAACTCGGAGAGGCAAAAGGTTATAAAATTCCAAAATACTTGAATTTAAAAATCGGGGGAAGCTTTTCATTTTAG
- the fliR gene encoding flagellar biosynthetic protein FliR, translated as MEFLSSLTDGNVGFFLLLLLRFSGIFAFFPFFDNQLVPVSVRGALSFFMTLLFFPLIPHTSFNFTLEEFLLAGAMELLLGFLASLFLQVVFSAIAFATDSISFSMGLTMASAYDPISGAQKSIVGQVIAMLAIVLALSVNFHHFVFLFVAHTLSSIPLGGFVLRGDIIAYLIKAYANMFLVGFAMAFPILGLILLSDIIFGMIMKTHPQFNLLAIGFPVKIAIAFVVIILVIPAIMVRFKNELNAAFLALHRLF; from the coding sequence ATGGAGTTTTTGAGCAGTCTTACAGATGGGAATGTCGGTTTTTTTCTCCTTTTGTTATTGCGATTTTCAGGCATTTTTGCATTTTTTCCGTTTTTTGATAACCAACTTGTGCCCGTTTCGGTTCGAGGGGCTTTGAGTTTTTTTATGACCTTGTTGTTTTTTCCTTTAATCCCTCATACTTCTTTTAACTTTACGTTGGAGGAATTTCTTCTTGCTGGGGCTATGGAGTTGTTGTTGGGGTTTCTTGCCTCGCTTTTTTTGCAAGTTGTTTTTAGTGCAATTGCTTTTGCGACAGATAGCATTAGTTTTTCGATGGGGCTTACGATGGCGAGTGCTTATGATCCTATTTCAGGCGCACAAAAATCCATTGTGGGGCAAGTGATTGCAATGCTTGCGATTGTTTTGGCTTTGAGCGTGAATTTTCATCATTTTGTATTTTTATTTGTCGCCCATACTCTCTCAAGCATTCCTTTAGGAGGATTTGTATTGCGGGGCGATATCATCGCTTATTTGATCAAGGCTTATGCCAATATGTTTCTTGTCGGTTTTGCGATGGCATTTCCGATTTTAGGTCTGATTCTTTTGAGCGATATTATTTTTGGTATGATTATGAAAACACACCCACAATTCAATCTTTTAGCGATCGGTTTTCCTGTGAAAATTGCCATTGCATTTGTGGTAATCATTCTAGTCATTCCAGCTATAATGGTTCGTTTTAAAAACGAATTGAATGCGGCTTTTTTGGCATTGCACAGATTATTTTAA
- a CDS encoding TonB-dependent receptor produces the protein MSRKLWLLLPVLILAQEDKPNTYILEKSVVSASGFEQSLRDAPASISVIGGKWLRQKQVFDAAGAVNGVPGVDIDTEMGKTGGLNVSIRGMPANYTLIMMDGHRQDAGGNIATDNVGWSETFSSFIPPLTSIDRIEVIRGPMSTLYGSDAIGGIVNVILKKPNMSRFEGAAQISSVQNQHMEKFGAQYSQDMYLSMPIVENKLAFSLRTREYFRTPWDTAVPYEKDGKTLIRTPATPVYVGLPTKANIYDIGARLAWQVDDKNYTYADVQYFYDDYDNSQQQLGGELSARKDYINTRANFILAHQGSYDFGQWETSLQYNDTANKGRVIGHKPGAVKNYDNRGLEGRDIIVDTKLVSALGSDWYSNNLTLGGRYWFQWMRDLLVDPSVFSQNTGALFVEDEWDPLTSLSITLGLRYDYNQTYKSNFSPRVYVAYTPSFIDFITIKGGISTGYKAPYINDLVNGTNGYGAQGKFPYIGNPNLKPEHSINYELSAVFDLQSLGDASVTYFFNDFRDKIAKTVVHPADNPACVPFNSDASYQYCNMQANQDEAYVQGIEVYLNTQAFYGFSLQASYTFLNSRYTKGEFKNSPLVDTPKHQVYAKLNYEYKNFDIYLMGNYKSSRAILPTSSVINGAKGSEIKATIGHYNPYAVFDLVASYQITKNLRGSFGIYNLFDKNFQDYTYVKEDKGHDIIVNRYNVVQEGRRFWISLNMDF, from the coding sequence ATGTCTAGAAAATTATGGTTATTATTACCAGTATTAATACTTGCTCAAGAGGACAAACCAAATACTTATATTTTAGAAAAATCTGTTGTTTCTGCAAGTGGATTTGAACAGAGTTTGCGTGATGCTCCCGCAAGCATATCCGTGATTGGTGGCAAGTGGCTCAGACAAAAGCAGGTTTTTGATGCTGCTGGTGCAGTCAATGGCGTACCAGGTGTGGATATCGATACTGAAATGGGAAAGACAGGAGGGCTTAATGTCAGTATCAGAGGAATGCCTGCAAACTATACTTTAATTATGATGGATGGACACAGACAAGATGCAGGTGGAAATATAGCAACTGATAATGTCGGTTGGTCAGAGACTTTTTCAAGCTTTATCCCCCCGCTTACTTCTATTGACAGAATAGAAGTGATTCGCGGACCGATGAGTACGCTTTATGGAAGCGATGCAATCGGCGGTATTGTCAATGTGATTCTTAAAAAGCCTAATATGAGTCGCTTTGAAGGGGCTGCACAGATATCAAGCGTGCAAAATCAACATATGGAAAAATTTGGTGCGCAGTATTCTCAAGATATGTATTTGAGTATGCCTATTGTGGAAAATAAATTGGCTTTTTCACTTCGCACTAGAGAGTATTTTAGAACCCCTTGGGATACGGCTGTGCCTTATGAGAAAGATGGCAAGACATTGATCCGAACGCCTGCTACTCCTGTTTATGTTGGACTTCCCACAAAAGCCAATATTTATGATATTGGTGCAAGATTAGCGTGGCAGGTTGATGATAAAAATTATACTTATGCAGATGTCCAGTATTTTTATGATGATTATGATAATTCACAACAACAATTAGGAGGGGAATTGAGTGCGCGCAAAGATTATATCAACACGCGGGCGAATTTTATCTTAGCTCATCAGGGAAGTTATGATTTTGGGCAGTGGGAAACCTCTTTGCAATACAATGATACAGCTAATAAAGGGCGTGTTATTGGGCATAAACCTGGGGCTGTAAAAAATTATGACAATCGTGGGCTTGAAGGGCGGGATATCATCGTTGATACGAAACTTGTTTCGGCTTTGGGAAGCGATTGGTATAGCAATAATTTGACTCTTGGGGGGCGTTATTGGTTTCAGTGGATGCGTGATTTGCTAGTCGATCCTTCAGTATTTTCTCAAAATACGGGTGCTTTATTTGTAGAGGATGAGTGGGATCCTTTGACATCACTCTCAATTACTTTGGGTTTGCGTTATGATTATAACCAAACGTATAAGTCAAATTTTTCACCTAGAGTGTATGTTGCTTATACTCCTTCTTTTATTGATTTTATCACGATTAAAGGAGGGATTTCCACAGGCTATAAGGCACCTTATATCAACGATCTTGTAAATGGAACCAACGGCTATGGGGCACAAGGAAAATTTCCCTATATTGGTAATCCTAATCTCAAGCCTGAACATAGTATTAATTATGAACTTTCAGCCGTGTTTGACCTACAGAGTTTGGGCGATGCGAGCGTAACGTATTTTTTCAATGATTTTAGAGATAAGATTGCCAAAACAGTCGTTCATCCCGCAGATAATCCAGCTTGTGTTCCTTTCAATTCTGATGCATCTTATCAGTATTGCAATATGCAAGCCAACCAAGATGAAGCTTATGTACAGGGGATTGAGGTTTATTTGAATACACAGGCTTTTTATGGATTTTCTTTGCAGGCTTCTTATACATTTTTAAACAGTCGTTATACCAAAGGAGAATTTAAAAATTCCCCGCTTGTAGATACGCCAAAACATCAAGTTTATGCCAAGCTCAATTATGAGTATAAAAACTTTGATATTTATTTGATGGGGAATTATAAATCTTCCCGAGCCATCTTACCTACTAGTTCAGTAATTAATGGCGCCAAAGGGAGTGAGATTAAAGCGACTATTGGGCATTATAACCCTTATGCGGTTTTTGATTTGGTAGCAAGCTATCAGATAACTAAAAATCTTCGCGGGAGTTTTGGAATCTACAATTTGTTTGATAAAAACTTTCAAGACTACACTTATGTCAAAGAAGATAAAGGTCACGATATTATCGTGAATCGTTATAACGTTGTTCAAGAGGGAAGGAGGTTTTGGATCAGTCTGAATATGGATTTTTGA
- a CDS encoding TonB-dependent receptor codes for MKKKAIMMICGLAFFLEAQETQDYTLQKVEASAKRTEVESWRSEEVKDFMGSRTVISNKQLKETANQSIDEALQNISGIQVRDYSGTGLLPKISFRGFGGAGNGHSNTGLILLDGIPIYGGPYSNLELAIFPVTFQAVDRIDVIKGGASVQYGPNTFGGVINIITKEIPAEWENQVAERITFWGKDTGGFFRKNGEPVANNMLYDTYLKTGGMINEHFGVQAQANYVGGQSFRENSNTSVQNYMLDAIYKINPENNVKMYYQYYSYFAKDPGSLSTADYIADRFQNKRPNNSDDGVAKRFGVVYTNYFGDVDKIGGNFTLTYFTHDMTRNFTIDSNYNKISLGYDKGVTWITDNIRRFVVNGIEPKLNLMIGGSVKQNIILGGRFLTEDIYGHGYKKTLSDGSVADPTPYVLHNNYTALYLSDELSFFDGIFTIAPGLRYELLNYTKTGQYATGKGAGTNHRLDNQFNPAINIGFKPIKDLLLYANYQRSFIPPQTGDIDGTETNYVTTFQTLEGGGRYFFNDAISINANYFAIFADNYKIGKFATEPISAISQGLELELYYSPIENLTLHAAYTFTDAKAANDKKTKTGIDIKGKMLPYVSPHQFVFDALYSLGKTSMGISSYYYSPAYSDILNTKDENSTGNAGKLPWYWVWNAQVSRTLWTQGRQSITGSLSMNNIFNMKYYFRGIGTSPVGRQPAPGRSVTVYVSYNF; via the coding sequence ATGAAAAAAAAGGCAATAATGATGATTTGCGGTTTGGCTTTTTTCTTGGAAGCCCAAGAAACTCAAGACTATACCCTCCAAAAGGTTGAAGCATCAGCAAAAAGAACGGAAGTTGAAAGTTGGCGTTCAGAGGAAGTGAAGGATTTTATGGGTTCAAGAACAGTGATTTCAAATAAACAATTGAAAGAAACTGCTAACCAAAGCATTGATGAAGCACTTCAAAACATTAGTGGGATACAAGTGAGAGATTATAGCGGGACAGGGCTATTGCCAAAAATCAGTTTTAGAGGATTTGGAGGGGCTGGGAATGGTCATAGCAATACAGGTCTTATTCTTTTAGATGGGATTCCTATTTATGGAGGTCCTTATTCCAATTTGGAATTGGCTATTTTTCCCGTGACTTTTCAAGCAGTCGATCGGATTGATGTGATTAAGGGTGGAGCGAGTGTCCAATATGGTCCCAATACTTTTGGGGGTGTTATTAATATCATCACGAAAGAAATCCCTGCAGAATGGGAAAATCAGGTTGCTGAAAGAATTACTTTTTGGGGTAAGGATACGGGAGGATTTTTTAGAAAGAATGGAGAGCCTGTAGCCAATAATATGCTTTATGACACTTATCTTAAAACTGGGGGAATGATTAATGAGCATTTTGGTGTGCAAGCTCAAGCAAACTATGTTGGGGGGCAAAGTTTCCGAGAGAATAGCAATACAAGCGTTCAAAATTATATGCTTGATGCGATTTATAAAATCAATCCTGAAAATAATGTCAAAATGTATTATCAATATTATAGTTATTTTGCTAAAGATCCAGGATCTTTAAGCACAGCAGATTACATTGCAGACAGATTTCAAAATAAGCGTCCTAATAACAGCGATGATGGAGTTGCAAAGCGATTTGGCGTGGTTTATACTAATTATTTTGGAGATGTCGATAAAATCGGGGGAAATTTTACGCTGACTTATTTTACTCACGATATGACTAGAAATTTTACGATTGATAGCAATTACAATAAAATTTCTCTAGGCTATGATAAAGGTGTCACTTGGATTACTGATAATATTCGCCGTTTTGTCGTTAATGGCATTGAACCAAAGCTTAACCTGATGATTGGGGGGAGCGTGAAGCAAAATATCATTTTGGGCGGGAGATTTTTGACTGAAGATATTTATGGTCACGGTTATAAAAAGACTTTAAGCGATGGCAGTGTTGCCGATCCTACTCCTTATGTTCTCCATAATAATTATACGGCTTTGTATTTGAGTGATGAATTAAGCTTTTTTGATGGTATTTTTACCATTGCTCCAGGTTTGCGCTATGAGTTGCTCAATTATACCAAAACAGGTCAATACGCAACGGGCAAAGGAGCAGGAACAAACCATCGTCTAGATAACCAATTCAATCCTGCTATTAATATCGGTTTTAAGCCTATAAAAGATTTACTCCTTTATGCTAATTATCAAAGAAGTTTTATACCGCCTCAAACAGGCGATATAGATGGGACAGAAACAAATTACGTGACTACTTTCCAAACGCTTGAGGGAGGAGGGCGATACTTTTTTAATGACGCTATCAGTATCAATGCCAACTATTTTGCAATTTTTGCTGATAATTATAAAATTGGAAAATTTGCTACTGAACCTATTTCAGCGATTTCTCAAGGTTTGGAACTTGAACTTTATTATTCTCCGATTGAAAATCTGACATTGCACGCAGCTTATACTTTTACCGATGCTAAAGCAGCTAATGATAAGAAAACTAAAACAGGTATAGATATCAAAGGCAAAATGCTTCCTTATGTGTCTCCGCATCAGTTTGTATTTGATGCGCTTTATAGCTTAGGAAAAACAAGTATGGGGATTTCTAGCTATTATTATAGCCCTGCATATAGCGATATTTTAAATACAAAAGATGAAAATTCTACTGGAAATGCTGGCAAGCTTCCTTGGTATTGGGTATGGAATGCTCAAGTCAGTCGAACTCTTTGGACACAAGGACGCCAAAGTATTACGGGCAGTTTATCAATGAATAATATTTTTAATATGAAATATTATTTTCGAGGTATCGGCACAAGTCCTGTTGGCAGACAGCCAGCACCTGGAAGATCAGTCACGGTATATGTAAGCTATAATTTTTAA
- a CDS encoding molybdopterin molybdotransferase MoeA — protein sequence MPIISFQEAQNLNYALAIPDLETTEKSIYEAFGEILAIDLVCNRPLPAFDNSAMDGYALKSSDLGKKIRVVSTILAGEDIKNLEVLEGTCVKIMTGGMMPKGADLVIPFEDVEEIDGEFVTFGNSFKAGANVRFKGEEKSLGSLIAKKGDKLTHGLIALIASQGISKVSVYRKLKIGIYSTGDEIIEPGQNASDHQIYNINAAGIMALLSSYGHQVQYLGIFKDSLREHLEAIKTFVDYDVIITSGGASVGEADLLERSLCECGAKVVYHGINLKPGRPIMLATLGKCAIFALPGNPLSGILNLNMIVIPALERLRKANAFYPQPFYAQLKNPLKLKSGRVNMVLGRYDNGEFIAHNGGKYGSGAIDVISSSNCVALMGEGVSLIQGDIRILPYVMEFSDTINCIINE from the coding sequence ATGCCCATAATTTCATTTCAAGAGGCTCAAAATCTTAATTATGCTTTGGCGATTCCTGATTTAGAGACAACAGAAAAAAGCATTTATGAAGCTTTCGGGGAAATTTTGGCGATTGATTTAGTCTGTAATAGACCCTTGCCTGCATTTGATAATTCTGCGATGGATGGCTATGCGCTCAAAAGTTCTGATTTGGGAAAAAAAATTCGGGTTGTTTCTACAATCTTAGCTGGAGAGGATATAAAAAATTTAGAAGTTTTAGAAGGAACTTGCGTTAAGATAATGACTGGGGGTATGATGCCAAAGGGTGCTGATTTGGTCATTCCCTTTGAGGATGTTGAAGAAATTGATGGAGAATTCGTAACTTTTGGGAATTCTTTTAAGGCGGGTGCGAATGTGCGTTTTAAAGGAGAGGAAAAATCTTTAGGCAGTTTGATTGCAAAAAAGGGGGATAAACTCACTCACGGCTTGATTGCTTTAATTGCTTCCCAAGGGATTTCAAAAGTGAGTGTTTATCGAAAGCTGAAAATAGGGATTTATTCTACAGGCGATGAGATCATTGAGCCAGGTCAAAATGCCAGTGACCATCAAATTTATAATATCAATGCAGCAGGCATTATGGCCTTGTTGTCTTCTTATGGGCATCAGGTGCAATATTTGGGAATTTTCAAAGATTCGTTAAGGGAGCATTTAGAGGCGATTAAAACGTTTGTAGATTATGATGTCATCATTACAAGTGGGGGGGCTAGTGTAGGAGAAGCTGATTTGCTTGAGAGATCTTTATGTGAGTGCGGGGCAAAAGTGGTTTATCACGGGATTAATCTTAAGCCTGGTCGTCCGATTATGCTTGCAACTTTAGGAAAATGTGCAATATTTGCACTTCCAGGAAATCCACTTAGTGGCATATTGAATTTAAATATGATTGTGATCCCTGCTTTGGAGCGTTTGAGAAAAGCTAACGCATTTTATCCCCAACCTTTTTATGCCCAACTTAAAAATCCTTTGAAGCTTAAAAGCGGGCGGGTAAATATGGTTTTGGGTAGATATGATAATGGGGAATTTATTGCTCATAATGGAGGAAAGTACGGGTCTGGTGCGATTGATGTCATTAGTAGTAGTAACTGCGTTGCTTTAATGGGTGAGGGGGTGTCTTTGATACAAGGAGATATTAGGATCTTACCTTATGTTATGGAATTTTCTGATACAATAAATTGCATTATCAATGAGTGA